The genomic region TTCGACCTGTGATTCAAAGGGCACAAATTATGGAATTTGAAAGTATCCCGTTCCCATCTGTCGATCAAATCGGCATCGTGGTTCGTGACGTCGAAGCCACCGCCCGCGCATACGAACCGTTCCTCGGCAAGGATGCCTTCAATATTATCGAGGGCGAGGCGCCGGCGACGCTGGCCGACGGCAGAGAGATAATGATCAAGGGCAGGCTCGGCTTTGCGCACCTGGGCCCGCTCCAGATCGAATTGATCCAGATACTCGAGGGCGACTCGGTCCACGTCGAGTATCTCGAACGCAACGGCGAAGGTATCCATCATTTGGGAAGATTCACGTCTACATTCGACGAAGACCTTCGGAAATTTCGCGAGTTGGGAGTCGGAATACTCCAGCAGGGACACGGCATGCGCCGGTATGCTTATCTCGACACCAAGCCGTTTATCCTTGAATTAATCGAGAACGCGTAACAACTGCCAGAGGAGGAAGTATATGGATATGCAGGAAGTTGTTCAAAACATGTTCTATAAGGACCCGCACCTGCCGCCGGTTTTGACGACGAAGACCGAGGGCGTTTACGTATATGACTCCTATGGCAGAAAGTTGATCGACGCTTCCGGCGGGCCGATGGCCGTCAATATCGGGCATGGCCGCAAGGAAGTCGCCGAAGCCGCCAAAAAAGCGCTCGAGCAAACATCCTACGTTCTTCCGGTTTTCGCTTCGGAACCCAGAATCGAGCTCACGAAACGGATAAAGAAACTGATGCCGCCGGAATTGAACCGCATCTATTACGCCTCGGGCGGCTCGGAAGCGAATGAGGTTGCCGTCAAGTTCGCGCGGCAATACCAGGTGGTTGCGGGCAGGGCATCGAAATACAAGGTGATTTCGCGCAAGCTCAGCTACCACGGAAATACCCTCGCGACGCTCTCGTTCGGCGATATCCCGAAGCGCAGAGCCGATTATATCCCGATGCTGTGGGATACGCCCCACATCGAACCGTGTTACTGCTATCGCTGCCCATTCGGAAAGGAATATCCCGGCTGCGATATCGACTGCGCGCGCGCCCTCGAAAAAAAGATTCTCGCAGAAGGCCCGGATACCGTCGCCGCTTTCATAGCCGAGCCGATTGTAGCTGCGGCCGCGGGCGCGACCGTGCCGCCGCCCGAATATTTCCCGATCATCCGCAAAACGTGCGACAAGTATAATGTCGTCCTCATCTTCGACGAGGTGGTGACTGGCTTTGGACGCACCGGCAAGAACATGGGGATGAACCACTTTAATGTAATCCCCGATGTCGCGGTCTTCGCAAAAGGCGTCAGCAGCGGATATGCGCCGCTGGCCGGCATGGCCGTGCGCGAAAAGCTCGTGCAATTGTTCGAGGAAAAGGAAGTCGAGTTCCAGAACCTGTATACCTTCTCGGCGCACCCGCTTTCGTGCGCGATCGGGAACGCGGTGCAGAAAATCATTGAAAAGGAGAAACTCATCCAGCGGGCCGAGCAGATGGGGCATTACCTGCAGG from Candidatus Abyssobacteria bacterium SURF_5 harbors:
- a CDS encoding aspartate aminotransferase family protein, with product MDMQEVVQNMFYKDPHLPPVLTTKTEGVYVYDSYGRKLIDASGGPMAVNIGHGRKEVAEAAKKALEQTSYVLPVFASEPRIELTKRIKKLMPPELNRIYYASGGSEANEVAVKFARQYQVVAGRASKYKVISRKLSYHGNTLATLSFGDIPKRRADYIPMLWDTPHIEPCYCYRCPFGKEYPGCDIDCARALEKKILAEGPDTVAAFIAEPIVAAAAGATVPPPEYFPIIRKTCDKYNVVLIFDEVVTGFGRTGKNMGMNHFNVIPDVAVFAKGVSSGYAPLAGMAVREKLVQLFEEKEVEFQNLYTFSAHPLSCAIGNAVQKIIEKEKLIQRAEQMGHYLQESLMQLLDLPMVGDVRGKGMLWAVEFVKDKKTKEPFPKEKNVKMDVIMQCMMKGAFFYPGYYQDDQGRGDHIMLAPPFIITEQQIDQCLAILRETLEESHERYFAA